TGGAGCTGCCGGAAGGCCTTTCCGACAAGGATCGCCAGGGCATCCTGCGCGCCATTGACCGCTGCACCGTCAAGAAAGTGGTGCAGGCCGGGCCGGATTTCCAGATCGAAACCGTCGAGAGTATCGACGAAGACGCCCAGGCCCTGCTGATGGCCGTGCCCGACCCGGCGCAACAGACCTGGATCGAAGGCAAGGACCTGCCCCTGGAGCAGACCATCGCCAACATGACCGCGATGCTGGCCGACCTCGGCATGAAGATCGAGATTGCCTCCTGGCGCAATATTGTGCCGCACGTCTGGTCACTGCATATCCGCGATGCCGCCTCACCCATGTGCTTTACCAACGGCAAGGGCGCCACCAAAGAAAGCGCCCTGTGCTCCGCGTTGGGCGAGTTTATCGAGCGCCTGAGCTGCAACTTTTTCTACAACGACCAGTTCTTCGGCCCCGAGATCGCCAACAGCACATTCGTCCACTACCCGAATGAAAAATGGTTCCAGCCCGGCCCGGACGACGCCCTGCCCGACGGCCTGCTGGACGACTACTGCCGCGACATCTATGACCCCGACGGCGAACTGCGTGCCTCGAACCTGATCGACACCAACTCCGGGAACAGCGAGCGCGGCATCGTGGCGCTCCCGTTTGAGCGTCGGTCTGACGGCGACACCGTCTATTTCCCCTCGAACCTGATCGAAAATCTCTACCTGAGCAACGGCATGAGCGCCGGCAACACCCTGCAGGAAGCCCAGGTGCAATGTCTCTCCGAAATTTTCGAGCGCGCCGTGAAGCGCCAGATCATCGAAGAGGAAATCACCCTTCCGGATGTACCGCAGAGCGTGCTGGAACAATACCCCGCCATTCTCGAAGGCGTGCAGGCCCTGGAAGCCCAGGGCTTCCCCGTGCTGGTGAAAGATGCCTCCCTGGGCGGCCAGTACCCGGTGATGTGCGTAACCCTGATGAACCCCCGCACCGGCGGCGTGTTTGCCTCCTTCGGCGCCCATCCCAGCTTTGAAGTAGCACTGGAACGCAGCCTGACCGAGCTGCTGCAAGGCCGCAGCTTCGAAGGTTTGAATGACTTCATGGCGCCTACCTTCAACAGCCTGGCCGTGACCGAGCCGAACAACTTTGTGGAACACTTTATCGACTCCTCCGGCCTGATCTCATGGCGCTTTTTCAGCAGCAAGGCCGATGTCGACTTTGTGCACTGGAACTTTGCCGGCAGCACCGAGGAAGAAGCCGCCACCCTGTTCGGCTTGCTGGAAGAGCAGGACCTGGAATGCTACATGGCCGTGCACACCGACCTGGGCGCCCCCGTGTGCCGCATCCTGGTGCCCGGCTATTCCGAGGTCTATCCGGTGGAAGACCTGGTGTGGGACAACACCAACAAGGCCCTGCTGTTCCGCGAAGACATCCTGAACCTGCACAGCCTGAACAAACGGCAACTCACCGCACTGCTCGACCGCCTGGAAGAAAGCCAGCTCGACGAACACATGGATATCATCACCCTGATCGGTATCGAGTTTGACGAAAACACCGTATGGGGCCAGCTCACCATCCTGGAGCTGAAACTCCTCATCCACCTGGCACTGGGCGACCACGACGCAGCGCTGGAACACGTCGAAATGTTCCTGCAATACAACGACAACACCGTGGAACGCGGCCGCTTCTACCAGGCCATGCAGGCCGTGCTCACCATTCTCCTGGACGACGAACTGGCGCTGGACGATTACCTGCACAACCTGACCCGCATGTTCGGCCAGGAGACCATGGATGCCGTGGTCGGCTGCACCGAGGGCACCGTGCGTTTTTACGGCCTGACCCCCACCAACATGCAGCTGGACGGCCTGGAGAAACACCAGCGCCTGATCGAGAGTTACAAGAAGCTGCATGCGCATCGCGCTGCCCGAGCCGGATAGCAGCGCCTTACACCGTGGGTGGCTGGCGCTGCAGGCCCCGACTATCGGGGCGACCCTGTTCCGGGGTTGCCATCACCCCGGAGGCGGGGCAGTATCGAAGCAGGGTTGCTGGCGTGGCGAAGAAGCACTCAAGAGAAGCGCTGTTCGCGAGCCATATCAAAACAATGGATTAACGGATGCTCGCCGCAGCACGGACAATGCGCGGGATGTCGGGCAGGGCGGTAGCGTGGCGGCGTCAGTGCGTGCGCTGTAATGACGAACGCGAATTGCGTTGCGCAACTGATCACGCAGCCGTGGCTGCCTGCCGCTGTCCTTGCGCTTGGCATGGAAAAAAGAAGGCAAGCGAATGGGTCGGGCATTCGGTGGGGTGCTGGTAAGCCGTTGAGTTTTATGATCTATTTATCAATATATAAATTTGCTAATTGTGATAGGCCGCCTGCGTAGTTATTGGATATATGCGCCGGCGTCCTAATACCTGTTAGGCAAGGAAGATATATGAGCATCATCAAGCAAGTATCGAAAGATCTACCGAACTTTCCTGATGATGTTATAAATCAGTGGATAGGCTACTACGCAGAGTCTGAGGGTTGGCCGCCACCAGCTCCTCTTGAAGGCAGATGGAAGGGCTTACTTGCAAACAGAGACCTAGAATATTGGTCGTCGTTAAGGTGGAGTAAAGAAGCTCTTTACCCTCCTTCACTGGTGCTAACCCCGAATTGTAATCGTCTTATTCAGGAAATGATTGGTTTCCATGAAGCTGGTGTCCCGTGCCCTTATTCCGAGTTCATGGGTGAGGAAGCAAAACTTAAGCTTGCCAAGCTATTGCAATATCTCCGAGAAAGCGGAAATTTACCCTGCTCGCCGATATTGATTGAGAAACGCGGCGAACACGAAATCATCGATGGCAACCATAGAGTCGTTGCCTACCTCTTATGGGGTTATTGGAAAGATAAGGAGGTCTTTCAAAAAGAACCATTCCCTGTCCCGTTGAACCAAGCGATCGAGTTCTGGGTGGGGCGAGAAGATGCCTAGCAAGTGGCAGCACGGTGACCGTTTTTCCGCCGCACTGCGGCTCCAAACCGGCACGTATGCCAAGCGTTATGCATCAAGGATAGGATGGCGGTATGCAATGGATTCCTGATCTTCTAAAGCACCTCGCAATCTCGAAACTATTCGCTACCGCAGTCTTTTTGAGTGCGGCTGCGCTGCTGTTTGGCGGGTACATCATTCCAGAGCATATCCCGAGATTGGATGGAAATATAAGGGTCTGGGCAATTGGTGCCTTGGTGTTTTCAGCAACCTATCTAATTGCGTGGTTCCTAAGCACCATGTGGCGGGTTGTAACACGTGCGACGGTCGAGTTTGGCTATCGGGGGCGCGATAGAGACCTCTGCGCCTTTGATAAGGTCTTCATCGAGCTTGCTGCGCGGCAGCCTGGGCAGACATTGAACTTGAATGTTCTTAAATATGAACATGGTCAGATGACCCAACTAGAAATGATCCAACACGGCAAGACGTTGGTGAGCCGTGGGCTCCTAATCGTTGGGGAATACGATGACTCAATATTCTCGCTTACAGAGCGAGGTAAGGCTGTCGGAGCGCGCATTCTTGCCGAGAAGCGAGCAGTTGAGGACGTTGATGCATGACCATTCGCAGTAGGTGCGACGGCCCTGACGGGCCGCAGCCTGAGCTAAAACGTTAGGGGTGAGCGTGTTGAAGCATCCATTTTTTAGTGAGGCCATGGATGACAGATTTAGTGCTTTCTCTCTGAGAGCTTCTAGATCTCCAGTATGGTTAGCCCTTGGGATTCTGGCTTTAGTTGCTATTTTGTGTTTTTTCTTTGTGCCACTTGAAAATGGCAGAATTCTTGAAAAAATACTAATTAGTTTTGGCGTAACTGGGGTTCTATTTACTTGGCTAGCTGCCCAGGCGAGCGCATACCAAAGGAAGCGAACGCAATGGCTGGTTGCAGTCTTTTTGTTGTGGCCACTTTCTTACTGGTATCTATTGAGTGAAAAATATCGCGAAATTACCTAACAATCAGCGCCAGTACGCGCCCGTTGGGCGCCGGACGCACTTCGTGCGCCGCTGCGCAGGTCGTTAGGCTTAAAATAAATTTTGCGAAACAGGAAGGGAAAAATAATTGACTGACGAGAAGACAGCAGTGGTGTTTGGACAAGAACTACTTACACAAGAGCTTGTAACGTTTGAACAAGTTCATGTGAATGTGTCTCAGACACTAATTATCACTACCGAAGATCGCATGAATCTTTGGCTGAGAGAGGTGATTGGCCGCATAAAAAAGCAATCAGAATGGGTTGCGCCTCTTGGATTGGTTGTTGCGATTACCCTAACCCTAACAACAACATCATTTAACAATTTTATGCTTCCCGCAGCAACATGGCATGCCATGTTCGTTATTGTTGATGTTGTGGCTTTCCTTTGGTTAGTGATTTCTCTTTGTCATCTTCGAAAGCCACTAATTATTGCAGAAGAAATTGAACAGCTGAAGACGTATTCTCCCATACCGGATTCCAATCCCAAAAAGGGAAGTGTTGAGAAATGAGTGAGAGTAATAAAGTTGATGTTAATCAGTTGATAAAGAATTCTAGCGAATCTTTTTCAAAGGGCAATTATGTTGAAGCTGAGTCTCTCATCCGAGAAGCATTATTTACTGCCGAGAAAGAAGGTAACTTAAGAGATACTGCGGCCTCACTTCATAACTTGGGGACAATTCTATCAAGGATGGCTCGTTATGAAGAAGCTCTAGGGTCGTATTCGAAAGCACTTGCCATAAAGGAACAACTCGGGGAGCAAGGCGCGTCTGTAGCAACAACCCTTAACCAACTGGCTCAAGTATATTCAGCAATTGGCCAAACTCAACAAGCCGAGCGGCTGTATGAGAAATCGCTCTCCATGTTGGAAAGAGTTGGTGATAAGAATTCCGAGGCTATTACTCTGAGTAATCTAGCGTCGGTATATGCGAGCCAAGCTCGTCTAAGTGAAGCAGAAGCCCTCTATAGCAAGGCGCTTGCAATTCAAGAATCGCTAGGTAGCTGGCAAAGTGCCAAAACATATAACAATTTGGGTAATTTGTATTTCTCTCTTCATGATTTGGGCAAGGCCCATGAGGCGTTTCAAAAATCGATAACATTGATGAAGCAGCAACTTGGCGAAAGTCATCCTGATACCTCTAGTGTGATAAATAATCTAGCCTACGTATTAGCTGAAGAAGGGAAAAACGAAGAGGCATCAAAGCTGTT
This sequence is a window from Isoalcanivorax indicus. Protein-coding genes within it:
- a CDS encoding OsmC domain/YcaO domain-containing protein — its product is MEIKVNYLDNLRLEALFDDFKVISDQPIRYKGDGSAPGPFDYFLASSALCAAYFVKVYCNTRDIPTDNIRLSQNNIVDPENRYKQIFRIQVELPEGLSDKDRQGILRAIDRCTVKKVVQAGPDFQIETVESIDEDAQALLMAVPDPAQQTWIEGKDLPLEQTIANMTAMLADLGMKIEIASWRNIVPHVWSLHIRDAASPMCFTNGKGATKESALCSALGEFIERLSCNFFYNDQFFGPEIANSTFVHYPNEKWFQPGPDDALPDGLLDDYCRDIYDPDGELRASNLIDTNSGNSERGIVALPFERRSDGDTVYFPSNLIENLYLSNGMSAGNTLQEAQVQCLSEIFERAVKRQIIEEEITLPDVPQSVLEQYPAILEGVQALEAQGFPVLVKDASLGGQYPVMCVTLMNPRTGGVFASFGAHPSFEVALERSLTELLQGRSFEGLNDFMAPTFNSLAVTEPNNFVEHFIDSSGLISWRFFSSKADVDFVHWNFAGSTEEEAATLFGLLEEQDLECYMAVHTDLGAPVCRILVPGYSEVYPVEDLVWDNTNKALLFREDILNLHSLNKRQLTALLDRLEESQLDEHMDIITLIGIEFDENTVWGQLTILELKLLIHLALGDHDAALEHVEMFLQYNDNTVERGRFYQAMQAVLTILLDDELALDDYLHNLTRMFGQETMDAVVGCTEGTVRFYGLTPTNMQLDGLEKHQRLIESYKKLHAHRAARAG
- a CDS encoding tetratricopeptide repeat protein: MSESNKVDVNQLIKNSSESFSKGNYVEAESLIREALFTAEKEGNLRDTAASLHNLGTILSRMARYEEALGSYSKALAIKEQLGEQGASVATTLNQLAQVYSAIGQTQQAERLYEKSLSMLERVGDKNSEAITLSNLASVYASQARLSEAEALYSKALAIQESLGSWQSAKTYNNLGNLYFSLHDLGKAHEAFQKSITLMKQQLGESHPDTSSVINNLAYVLAEEGKNEEASKLFSESLDNLRRVLGAKHPYVKQLSERGLRLTKNST